The window CGAGCGTGGAATTAGCGGGGTGGGTGGCCGTTGGATTCAGAGTAGGGGGAACCTGGACATGGCGCTGCCAAGCTGCAATGAGACGCAGTACAAAGAACCGGCACGCATCGTCAACATGATCCGGACCTGGACTTTCCCTATTATTCTGGAGCTTCAGGAAAAACGGGCACTACGGATCAGGGATTCAAAATACCAATGCGCACAGGAATGGGAGCGACGTTGATGACTAGAGGAAGTATGGCATTTGCGCTGTTTTGCGTCGCGGCCCTTGCTGTTGGCGTGCCCGGACAGGAGGACTGGGAGGAAGGGCGCCGGCATTTCGGCAATGAGGACTACAAGCGCGCCCAAAAATCGCTGGAGCAAGCCGTGCGCAAGAATCCCGGCAGCTCGAAATTCCATTTCTGGCTGGGGCTCGCCATGGGGCGAAGGGCCGAAAGTATGACGGGTTTCGGACGCTTCCGGGCGATGGGCCTGGCGAAGAAAGTCAAGGTGCAGTTCGAACGCGCCGTGCAACTCGACGGTTCGAATCTTGATGCTTTGGAAGCCCTGCAGAACTTCCATTTCGAAGCTCCCGGCATCGTGGGCGGAAATAAGGCAGAAGCCCGGAAGTTGGCCGATCGGATCAAACAGCTTGAAAAGGCGCGAGGCGCCATCGCCTGGGCCCGCTGCTACAAACATGACAAGGACTTCAAGAATGCAGCCGCGCAGTATGCCTTGGCCCGCAAACTTGCTCCGGACAACACCGAATTCTTGGCTGAGCACGCCGCTTTCCTCTCCACGCGTCGCCAGCATGGGGAGAGCGACGAACTCTTCGACGCCGCGTTCGAACGGGATCCCGACAACCGCAAACTTTGGCTGACTGCGGCCAAATCGTGGATCGAAGCGAAGCGCTCATCCCTGTATCCGAGAGCGCGGAAACTGCTCGAACGTTTTCTCGAGAACGCGAAATCGGTCCCGCACCTGGACACCCCGTCTCAGGTCCGCAAGCTGTTGAAAAAGCTCTGAGGGCCGGCAGAGGTGCAGTGCCCGACAGCGTACGTGCTCGTAGACGACAGCGTACGTGCTCGTAGAGTCGGACTCCTGAAATTTGAAGCGTGTAAGATTTTCGCCTGGCACCATGCGGATCGCCATCAACATTCCGACGTCGATTTTGAAAGAGTTGAAGAGCATTCAGACAAAGGAAGGGGGTACATTGGACGAACTGGTCACCGGATTCTTGGCCGAAGGGCTCCGCGCGCGCTACGCTGGCCAAACCGATTCTGAACTTGACTGGAAGAGCAAATCGATGCGCGCACGCGTAGACTTGACCGAGAAGGAGGCTGTCTACGCGATCATCGCTGCCGGCGCATCTTAGACTACACCATTGGAATCGTTGCGCGTGGCAACTTGGTGCCGGACGGACATGTGGCAACGCTGGCAAGAGTACATGGCGTCCGTGCCATCTACACTCATGATCGGGACTTCAGGAAATTCCCGTTTCTCAAAGTGGTCGATCCGGTTGCATAACAGCCCGTGGTAAAAGTCGTCACGGCATTCGACCGTCCCTGCATCCCGGCGGGCTGCATTGTACGGGCTAGCCATGTCGTCTATTTATGTCCAGTACTGTACATAAGTGTCTGTTTTTCATTGACTTATCAGGTTTTCGGACGTTCTCCGGTGTCCCATAACGATCCGCTTCGTCCCCTTGCATCCACGATATTGTGGGGGTATAGTGGTGGGTATGACTCTTGTGAAACGTCCTCCGAAACGCAAGCCGCGCGGTCGGCATCCCCTCAACGCCCTGACCCCGGTCTTTGTCCGCAACGTGAATCAGGCCGGACGCTACTGCGACGGCCAGGGCCTTTATCTCGACGTTCGGCCCACGGGCAGCCGGGGCTGGATTCAACGTCTCACCATCCGTGGCCGCCGAGCCGAACTCGGACTCGGTGGATTCCCCCTCGTCTCGCTCAAGGAAGCGCGCGAGAAGGCGTTCGCCAACCGGAAGCTGGCCCGCGAGGGGGGCGACCCCCGGGCCGGGAAGCGGGAGTCCAAGTCGATGCCCACCTTCGCGGACGCCACCCGGACGGTCTGGAAGCAGCTGCGTCCGGGCTGGCGCTCCCCCCGGCATGCGCAGCTCTGGCTGGGAAGCCTGGAGCGCCACGTCCTGCCTCATATCGG is drawn from Acidobacteriota bacterium and contains these coding sequences:
- a CDS encoding tetratricopeptide repeat protein, which encodes MAFALFCVAALAVGVPGQEDWEEGRRHFGNEDYKRAQKSLEQAVRKNPGSSKFHFWLGLAMGRRAESMTGFGRFRAMGLAKKVKVQFERAVQLDGSNLDALEALQNFHFEAPGIVGGNKAEARKLADRIKQLEKARGAIAWARCYKHDKDFKNAAAQYALARKLAPDNTEFLAEHAAFLSTRRQHGESDELFDAAFERDPDNRKLWLTAAKSWIEAKRSSLYPRARKLLERFLENAKSVPHLDTPSQVRKLLKKL